The proteins below are encoded in one region of Salvelinus namaycush isolate Seneca chromosome 32, SaNama_1.0, whole genome shotgun sequence:
- the LOC120027194 gene encoding protein S100-A1-like, whose translation MPSELERAMESMITVFHKYAAKEGNGNTLSRRELRDLMENELSGFLKSQKDPATVDKIMKDLDSNGDGEVNFEEFVSLVVGLSIACEQCYQMHKKKMGK comes from the exons ATGCCATCAGAACTGGAACGAGCAATGGAGTCCATGATCACTGTGTTCCACAAGTATGCTGCTAAGGAGGGCAATGGCAACACTCTGAGCCGCCGTGAGCTAAGGGACCTGATGGAGAACGAGCTCTCTGGCTTCCTCAAG TCTCAGAAGGACCCAGCCACAGTAGACAAGATCATGAAGGATCTGGACTCTAATGGTGATGGAGAGGTGAACTTTGAGGAGTTTGTTTCTCTCGTTGTGGGCCTGTCCATCGCCTGTGAACAGTGCTACCAGATGCACAAGAAGAAGATGGGGaagtga